A genomic segment from Bacteroidales bacterium encodes:
- a CDS encoding dipeptidase gives MEDIKNYIEQNKENFLEELYGLIRIPSISSETAHKDDMLKAADYWKETLLKAGADKAEIFPTAGNPVVYGEKIIDHAKPTVLVYAHYDVMPVDPVELWHTPPFEPRVSEGKIFARGADDDKGQSFMQAKAFEYFVKSNTLPCNVKFMIEGEEEVGSANMGKFCDDYKEMLKADIILVSDTSMIAPDIPSITSGLRGLSYMEVEVTGPNKDLHSGLFGGAVANPANVLVEMIASLKDNKQRITIPGFYDDVIEIRQEERQKMATAPFNLEAYKKSLDISEVCGEAGYTTPERTGIRPTLDINGIWGGYTGEGAKTVIPSKAYAKISMRLVPNQDHKKISKLFEDHFKAIAPPYVKVKVTALHGGQGYVSSTDMPAYLAAEKAYFKTYGKMPVPVRSGGSIPIISTFEDKLGIKSILMGFGLESDAIHSPNENFPLNQFFKGIETIVYFYGFYAEAMKNRS, from the coding sequence ATGGAAGATATTAAAAACTACATTGAGCAAAACAAAGAAAATTTCCTTGAAGAATTATATGGTCTGATTCGCATTCCTTCCATCAGCAGTGAGACTGCCCACAAGGATGATATGTTGAAAGCGGCGGATTACTGGAAAGAAACCCTGCTGAAAGCCGGTGCAGATAAAGCTGAAATTTTCCCAACTGCAGGCAATCCTGTTGTTTATGGAGAAAAGATCATTGATCACGCAAAACCTACTGTATTGGTTTACGCGCATTATGACGTCATGCCTGTTGATCCTGTGGAACTTTGGCACACCCCTCCTTTTGAGCCCCGGGTAAGTGAAGGGAAGATATTTGCCCGCGGAGCTGATGATGATAAAGGACAGTCTTTCATGCAGGCCAAAGCATTTGAATATTTTGTTAAATCCAACACATTGCCATGTAATGTGAAATTCATGATAGAAGGAGAGGAAGAAGTCGGATCGGCTAACATGGGAAAATTCTGTGATGATTATAAAGAAATGCTTAAAGCAGATATCATACTGGTCTCCGATACGAGCATGATCGCTCCCGATATTCCTTCAATTACCAGTGGGCTGAGGGGGCTCAGTTATATGGAAGTTGAAGTGACCGGGCCGAACAAGGACCTGCATTCCGGTTTGTTTGGCGGAGCAGTTGCCAACCCCGCGAATGTACTGGTCGAAATGATTGCTTCCCTGAAAGATAACAAACAACGGATCACCATACCTGGTTTTTATGATGATGTAATTGAAATCCGTCAAGAAGAAAGGCAGAAAATGGCCACAGCGCCTTTTAACCTGGAAGCATACAAGAAATCACTCGATATTAGCGAGGTTTGCGGTGAGGCAGGCTATACAACCCCGGAACGCACCGGAATCCGGCCTACGCTGGATATAAATGGTATCTGGGGGGGCTATACCGGTGAAGGCGCCAAAACAGTCATCCCTTCAAAAGCTTATGCAAAGATTTCCATGCGGCTTGTGCCCAACCAGGATCATAAGAAAATCAGCAAACTGTTCGAAGATCACTTCAAAGCTATCGCTCCGCCTTATGTGAAAGTAAAGGTAACGGCACTTCATGGCGGGCAGGGTTATGTCTCTTCAACAGATATGCCTGCATACCTGGCCGCAGAAAAAGCCTACTTTAAAACTTACGGCAAAATGCCCGTCCCTGTGAGAAGTGGCGGCAGTATCCCTATCATTTCGACTTTTGAAGATAAACTTGGTATCAAATCGATCCTCATGGGCTTTGGGTTGGAATCAGACGCCATCCACTCACCTAATGAAAACTTCCCGCTAAATCAATTCTTCAAAGGGATCGAAACAATTGTGTATTTCTATGGGTTCTATGCTGAAGCAATGAAAAATAGAAGTTGA